The Podarcis raffonei isolate rPodRaf1 chromosome Z, rPodRaf1.pri, whole genome shotgun sequence genome segment tgcatccccctaaacattttgtgaatctacgttTGGCTTTATTGAGGGGCAGTTtctcaatatgagtaggaaaatgagagtacccctaatcatttttttaggggaaaaaagcactgcctatatgCATTGAAACGTAAGAatgttgtcatgctgcagttcacTTGGTCACAGACAGGTGACGCAGGAAACATGATGATGTGGCATGATGAGAGGCTGGCGCAGACACTGGCCATCTTCCTCCATCCCTGGGGAAAGGGGAAGGTCTAAATATTTCtctcctttatccccccccccttccactgCTACATAGCAGGTGAAgacatagaaagaaagaaagtctttCCCCACATTGTCCCACTGTTGCTGCTTCTGCTACCACCATTGCCAAAAGGGGATGAAGAAGATTAGGCTGTTGCTGCTggtggtgtaaaggtaaaggtaaagggacccctgaccattaagtccagtcgtgaccgactctggggttgcggcactcatctcgctttactggccgagggagcaggtgtacagcttccaggtcatgtggccagaatgactaagcaagccgcttctggcgaaccagagcagcacacggaaacaccgtttaccttctggccagagcagtacctatttatctacttgtactttgacgtgctttcgaactgctaggttggcaggagcagggaccgagcaacgggagctcaccccggcgctgggattcgaaccgctgaccttctgatcagcaagtcctaggctctgtggtttaacccacagcgccacccacgtcccctgttgctgctgctggagtAGAAAGGAGCAGAACAAGGGGGCGGGAATCTCTCCCCTTTGTTcttccccactgctgctgccacttgcAAGAAAAAAGCATGCTTCCTTCTGGTCTAAGAGGGCTCTTTGACAAGGTCTATGGAAGGATTGTGAGGtcaaaaaggaaggttttttttaggTGAGCTGCAAGGTGAAGAGATGGGTGGCCAAGCATAATTGGGGTGGGCAGTGGCAAGGAGCAAGGGGACGGGGTAACTTTAGCATGGGGGAAATGGTTTGAGGTGTGTAAGATTATGTACGCCTTGGAGAAAGTTAGGGAGACAATTTATCCTTGTCTCATAATGCTGGACCTTGAGGCCACCCAGTGAAGTTCAGTGTAGGATGATTCAATTCTGAATTCACACAGCACATCATTAAAACATGGGATTTGTTCCCATGAGATGTAGCGGTGGTcattaacttggatggctttaaaagaggtctgGAGAAATTCATAGAGgctaaggctatcagtgactacttTGGATACCATTGCTGATCATCACAAGTGGGAAAACTGCTGTTGCAGTTGGtttctgcttgtggacttcctgaaggcatctggttggtgacTGTGAGAGCAGAGTGCTGGATGAGATGGGTCTCTgatttgatccagcaggactctttaaTGCATCAACACAAGAAGAGTCTGGTCTGCTCATTTGTGGTGGATTTTGTACTTCTTTCAGTACTTTGATTGTTGATTGTATTCTGTCCATCACTAATATATCCCCCCCCTTACTACTGGTGGTGTATAGAGATACGTTTTTTgcaaataagtaaacaaacaaatcagagacCATCCAGTTTCCTCGTGTCTTGTGGAACTTGGATGTTCTGCATGAAAGGTGAACGAAACGCCTTTAGGATGTGTGTGATGTCAAGCTGACCTTTCAGGTGTAGCAAATGAGGCTTTGCATAAAGAGTGGGTGCCCATTAAAGCTGTTTAGACAGGCTTGGTTAATGATCAAATAAATGAAAAGCTAAGTGAAAGAGGCCTCTTGACCAATGTATTAAAAATGCACTTGGTCAAAATCTTTCCACACACTGGCatctgttgcaaaggatcctcagTCCATCAGGAAAGAAGAGCCTCTCTCCTAGTTTGCTGTCCTTGCTTGCTGAAGCCAAACCTGGAAAAAATAATTGATTGGGGCATTCTAATTGGATTTGCAGTATCAAACTGCTGTCTGGTCCTTCCAGGTAATGGTGAATGTGTTCCACTTTAGATGATACATTAAGGAGAAACGGAGAGGTAGGCCCAGCTGTTTAATGTTCCCTTGTTTAAATGGCAGAGGATGTTGATGGATGGCTTCAAAATGTTGCCTTGTTTGCCATGCTCCACAGGGGGAGGGCAGGTGGGTGAAGGGTGGGAGAGGAAAGCACTCAAAAGATCAAACTTTCCCAACTGATTCCCGAGAGACGAGAGACGTAGCACTTAATCAGGGTTTTATGCATGGCTGCTGCCCCAACCAGGCAAAGGGAGGTGGCCTTTGCTCCTTGCTGCTgatgactttaaaaacaaacaactattCCCAAGCTGCAGATAATGTAAATGTAGCAGAAGCTTTGGTGATGTGCAGTGGGGAAGCAAGAGCTGCAGACACTGAATTTATGAAAGAGCCTGGCAAACATTTTGCAGAAGGGGAAGGTATGTTTCTCAACTCTGTTGGCTTTGCTTGTTCATTCCAGCAGCAGTGCATGTTTGCCTTTCTAGTGATTTGTTCAAGCTGTGAATATGTTGTTAATAGTtttgatgctgtttttattgttgctccttacattttaaaaacaatcctgttccttcctccaaggagctcaggaaaACAAACAGCAGGCATGGAGAACCCGTGGTCCTTCAGAGGCTGTTGGAGTATGAACTCTTACCAGCTCTTCTGAtcgatcaagaagaagaagaagaagagtttggatttgatatcccgcctttcactccccttcaggagtctcaaagcggctaacaatctcctttcccttcctcccccacaacaaacactctgtgaggtgagtggggctgagagacttctgagaagtgtgactggcccaaggtcacccagcagctgcatgtggaggagcggagacgcgaacccggttccccagattacgtgactaccgctcttaaccactacaccacattggccatgctggatacAACTAATGTGAGGTGAAGCCCAGGGAAATACAGGAGGCATTTTGCATGAAGGCATTCCAGAAAGCAGTTCCAGGTGTAAGAGGCAGCAAGAGAAAACGGGCAGAGTCATTTCACAGAGCAGGAGGGGTGAATGAACTAcatagggctttgaaggtgaGAAACAATATCTGGGAGCAGATGGGAAGCCAGTGAAGGGATTTAAGGAAGAGTGTCACATGGTTAGAGAGAAAAAAGAGGTAAATAATTTCAGCAGCAAAGTTCTGGATGGAGATGTATGTGCATGGTGGCCTCCATACAACTGACCTTCATGGGCTGTTTAATTCAACTACATCTCAACTGTATACGctgaatttctttttcttctcttgcttCTGGCAGATATCTCTTCTAAAATCCCAACACTATTTCTAGCTTCAGAGGCTGATTAACACTGGACACCTGCCTCTTCAAGTTCTGTAGGCTGTTGGTCTATATAAGCAGCCCGCAGTCCTGGACGGAAATGAGATTGAACTTGTTGATGGGGGAATTCTCAACACATTTGGAAACTTCACTTTGAAGCAAAGAGCACTGACGGAGGAGGGTGAGCAAGTCCCTAGGCAAGTAGGGATCAACATTAAtcagaaatggattttttttcatTGAATGGTTCCATTGGAAATAATACAGAGTATTATGAAGACCCTTCTTCCTTGTTTGACATGCCTGTCTTAGTGCCAGTGACAATTATTTGCATCCTCTTGTTCTTCTTGGGCGTCACTGGGAACATGACCATTATATTAATTTTTAAGCGATACAAGGAAATGCAGACAACGGTTAATATGTATTTATCCAGCATGGCGTTGTCTGACAGTCTGATCTTCCTTGGCTTGCCTTCTGATTTGTATAGAATCTGGAAGTATAAGCCATACATCTTTGGCAATTTCCTCTGTAAGTTTAATGTCTACCTCAACGAAACCTGCACTTACTGCACCATACTCCACATAACCACCTTGAGTGTCGAGAGATATTTTGCAATCTGCTTCCCTTTGAAAGCCAAAGCAACCATCACTAAAAGGCGGGTCAAAGTCATTATTCTCCTGATATGGGTTTGCTCTGCTGTGACtgccatcccaatcctgtttctcTTCGGCGTAGAACACCGCAACGGAAGCCTCCCAGAGGAAACCAATGAATGCAAATACATCGAGCAAGCAGCCCGTTCAGGACTTCTAGAAACAATGGCATGGCTCTCCACCCTGTATTTTTTCCTACCTGTCGTTTGCTTAGTTCTCCTCTATGGGCTGATCTGTCGAAAGCTCTGGAGAACTGCACAGAACCTGGAGGGGCACCATGCTGCAACGAGGGAGAGGCACCACCAACAAACTGTGAAAATGCTAGGTAAGTAGCATTCCGCTATAAAGAGCATGACTCAAATGCGTCAGAGTGGAAGGAGAGACATAGAAAGCAAAGTTAAAGAAACACAGGGAACAGCCTTCAGAGTAATGTGTTTATTCCGTAATGTGATCAGACAAGACAGTTCTCAACATGTGgctgcatccacaccatacatttaaagcacatagcttccaccgaagaattctgggaacagtagtttattAATGGtgtttggaattgtagctctgtgaggagtaaactatagctcctaggattctttgggagaagaatcACAATAAATGGATGTGACTTGTATTGGCACTTGTACTTGCCAGATACTGGGAATTTGGCTTGTTTGAACAGGGTGGGGATGGTCCTTTTAGACCAgcgatgaggaacctgtggccctctagatgttgtaggGTTACAGCTCCTATTAACCCCAggtcagcacagccaatggtcaggaatgataggtACTGTAGCTCAACAACgtatggaggaccacaggttctccatccctgatctaaaaAGGTTGAACCAGTACTAggtaacctgtggtcctccaagtgTTGTTGATTGGAGCTGATGGAAAGTGgggaccaacaacatctggagcacttCCTGGTTTCCAGGTAGGCAAGACTGcctttaatttttgttgttgctaagaAAACCGCATGCAGCTTGCAAATTTCAGCCTGACGAGAGCTGGCAGCAAATTATTGCTGAGGGTGGGCATAGGGGTGTCCCAGTCAACcctcccaattaacctctgtcTCCAAGGTCCATCCCATGACATCACCTGGTTTGGGCCATGAAATTTCAGGAGCTGGGATGCTCTTGGCCTGGCAACCCTAGCTGAAGTACAAATTGTCAGGGGGAAATAGCCTCCCCCATAAGTTTTGAACAGCTCCTAGATATGACATTTCAACGGTCTCCTACTTTCCCAGTGTCTTCCATGGAGACCTGTCAGGGTTCATTCCTTCCAGCTAGCCTTTGCATATGCTTTAATTCTCCCACTGCTATGTTTTAGTTTGTTGATCTGGATTGTTGGTTTTAGAatggatatttaaaaaaaaaacaccacaaaaacaTTTGACCTCCATAGTTGAAAAGCAGTCTTTATGTACCACCAAGCACATTGATTAAAAGGCCCACTTGTTCAAAGATGGTAAAATCTACTTTGAAAGCAGGGCTGGAGAACATTAAGCCCAGGGCATCAAAGCATCTCTATCTGACCGTCTATCTCCTTAAGCAACTTCCCTAGTGTTTATCACTGGCTGGAATGCGCCCTTGGACACTGATAATTCCTCTTGCTTTGCAGGGTAGAGGATACAAAGGGGAGTtgtgtatagaaactagcctagtAGACAAAGGTGGAGTAAATTCTTTGCTGCACCCACTAATTCTGGCACCGCTCACCACTAGCATGTGGCTCTTCAGGGAGGTCTGCCCCAGAAAGCTTTGGGCTATTTTAAAGAGAGGGAAGGACTTAGTGCCTGGGATTGACCTGCGGAAATATATTCTCACCCTCATGTAGCAGTCGTGGTCGTGGCCTTtgtgctctg includes the following:
- the LOC128406901 gene encoding growth hormone secretagogue receptor type 1-like, translating into MDFFSLNGSIGNNTEYYEDPSSLFDMPVLVPVTIICILLFFLGVTGNMTIILIFKRYKEMQTTVNMYLSSMALSDSLIFLGLPSDLYRIWKYKPYIFGNFLCKFNVYLNETCTYCTILHITTLSVERYFAICFPLKAKATITKRRVKVIILLIWVCSAVTAIPILFLFGVEHRNGSLPEETNECKYIEQAARSGLLETMAWLSTLYFFLPVVCLVLLYGLICRKLWRTAQNLEGHHAATRERHHQQTVKMLAVVVVAFVLCWLPLHVGRILFAQGSTVLYEISQYFNLISMLLFYFGASVNPILYNIMSQKYRKAVCKFLNHNQAWQQRNLSRSGKTSVEGVETSSFL